From Streptomyces cyaneogriseus subsp. noncyanogenus, the proteins below share one genomic window:
- a CDS encoding LysE/ArgO family amino acid transporter, with protein MNSTLAAAAAGFGTGLSLIVAIGAQNAFVLRQGIRREAVLAVVGICALSDAVLIALGVGGVGALVVAWPGALTAVGWTGGAFLLCYGALAARRVLRPGALTARGEAAGSRRRALLTCLALTWLNPHVYLDTVFLLGSVAADRGPLRWTFGLGAVCASLAWFAALGFGARFLGRFLARPAAWRVLDALVAATMITLGVTLIAGA; from the coding sequence ATGAACAGCACCCTCGCCGCCGCGGCCGCCGGGTTCGGCACCGGCCTGTCGCTCATCGTCGCCATCGGCGCACAGAACGCCTTCGTCCTGCGGCAGGGGATCCGCCGCGAAGCCGTCCTCGCCGTGGTGGGCATCTGCGCCCTGTCCGACGCGGTGCTCATCGCGCTCGGCGTCGGCGGCGTCGGCGCGCTCGTGGTGGCCTGGCCGGGCGCGCTGACCGCGGTGGGCTGGACCGGCGGCGCGTTCCTGCTCTGCTACGGCGCCCTGGCCGCCCGGCGGGTGCTGCGGCCCGGCGCGCTCACCGCCCGGGGAGAGGCGGCGGGCTCACGCCGGCGGGCCCTGCTGACCTGCCTCGCGCTGACCTGGCTCAACCCGCACGTCTACCTCGACACCGTCTTCCTGCTCGGCTCCGTCGCCGCCGACCGTGGCCCGCTGCGCTGGACCTTCGGGCTCGGTGCCGTGTGCGCCAGCCTGGCCTGGTTCGCCGCGCTCGGGTTCGGCGCCCGCTTCCTCGGCCGCTTCCTGGCACGGCCCGCGGCCTGGCGCGTGCTGGACGCCCTGGTCGCCGCCACCATGATCACCCTCGGCGTGACGCTCATCGCCGGGGCCTGA
- a CDS encoding LysR family transcriptional regulator ArgP — protein sequence MNAEGMAGLPLDQVRTLLAVVDEGTFDAAAAALHVTPSAVSQRVKALEQRTGRVLLLRTKPVRPTESGAVLVRLARQLARLERDARAELGLSGAGEATRVSVAVNADSLATWFLGALTRVPREPGLCFELRREDEDHTAALLREGAVMAAVTSSPDPVPGCSVRALGRMRYLPVAAPEFAARHLGGPLREVLAQAPVVVFDRRDDFQDGFVRRLRRGRGGASGVRHYVPTSEGFVEAVAAGLGWGMVPEAQADPLLRTGRLVPLAPGRSVDVPLYWQQWKLDSPALAVVAEAVATAAAGALRQ from the coding sequence ATGAATGCTGAGGGGATGGCCGGGCTGCCGCTGGACCAGGTGCGGACGTTGCTGGCGGTGGTGGACGAGGGGACGTTCGACGCGGCGGCCGCGGCGCTGCATGTGACGCCGTCCGCGGTCAGTCAGCGGGTGAAGGCGCTGGAGCAGCGCACGGGCCGGGTGCTGCTGCTGCGCACCAAGCCGGTGCGGCCGACGGAGTCCGGGGCGGTGCTGGTGCGGCTGGCCCGCCAGTTGGCCCGGCTGGAGCGGGACGCCCGCGCCGAACTGGGCCTGAGCGGCGCGGGGGAGGCGACCCGGGTCTCGGTGGCGGTGAACGCGGACTCGCTGGCGACCTGGTTCCTCGGGGCGCTGACCCGCGTCCCGCGCGAGCCGGGGCTCTGTTTCGAATTGCGCCGCGAGGACGAGGACCACACGGCGGCGCTGTTGCGGGAGGGGGCGGTGATGGCCGCGGTGACCTCGTCGCCGGATCCCGTGCCCGGCTGCTCCGTGCGGGCGCTGGGCCGGATGCGGTATCTGCCCGTGGCGGCACCGGAGTTCGCCGCGCGGCATCTGGGCGGCCCGCTGCGGGAGGTGCTCGCCCAGGCGCCCGTGGTGGTCTTCGACCGGCGGGACGACTTCCAGGACGGCTTCGTCCGTCGGCTGCGGCGGGGCCGGGGCGGCGCGAGTGGGGTGCGGCACTACGTACCGACCTCGGAGGGGTTCGTCGAGGCGGTCGCCGCCGGCCTGGGCTGGGGCATGGTGCCCGAGGCGCAGGCGGACCCTTTGCTGCGCACCGGCCGGCTCGTCCCCCTCGCCCCGGGCCGCTCGGTCGACGTCCCCCTGTACTGGCAGCAGTGGAAGCTCGATTCGCCGGCGCTGGCGGTGGTCGCCGAAGCGGTGGCGACGGCCGCCGCGGGGGCGCTGCGGCAGTAG
- a CDS encoding WhiB family transcriptional regulator has product MGNWREHAACRHEDPELFFPVGTSGPAALQTEQAKAVCRTCPAREPCLQWALETGQSIGVWGGTSETERRALKRRVAARRNSG; this is encoded by the coding sequence ATGGGCAACTGGCGAGAGCACGCCGCGTGCCGCCACGAGGATCCCGAACTCTTCTTCCCGGTCGGCACTTCGGGCCCGGCCGCGCTCCAGACGGAGCAGGCGAAGGCGGTCTGCCGGACCTGTCCGGCCCGTGAGCCGTGCCTGCAATGGGCGCTCGAGACCGGGCAGTCCATCGGTGTCTGGGGCGGGACGAGCGAGACCGAACGACGTGCGCTGAAGCGGCGCGTCGCGGCGCGCAGGAACTCGGGCTGA
- a CDS encoding DUF6098 family protein, which yields MSASGDLPVVRTLAELTGLVERRQGLYVRWSRGPETDLTDVSSKDELTGTPMPGLSANPLDVEGWWEDRPVRVWVARRLHDYAHLPHDKGPGVRAWVLTGREAGRGPDNEPLVADAHPLCWIDSGVIDEARAEVDRQERPWGPLRRTGR from the coding sequence ATGAGCGCATCGGGCGACCTGCCGGTCGTGCGCACACTCGCCGAACTCACCGGCCTGGTCGAACGGCGCCAGGGACTGTACGTGCGATGGTCGCGGGGCCCGGAGACCGACCTCACCGACGTCTCCAGCAAGGACGAACTCACCGGCACGCCCATGCCGGGGCTGTCCGCCAACCCGCTCGACGTCGAGGGCTGGTGGGAGGACCGGCCCGTCCGGGTGTGGGTGGCGCGCCGGCTGCACGACTACGCCCATCTCCCGCACGACAAGGGACCCGGCGTCCGGGCCTGGGTGCTGACCGGCCGGGAAGCCGGCCGCGGACCGGACAACGAGCCGCTGGTGGCCGACGCCCACCCGCTGTGCTGGATCGACTCCGGGGTGATCGACGAGGCCCGCGCCGAGGTGGACCGCCAGGAACGCCCCTGGGGGCCGCTGCGCCGCACCGGACGCTGA
- a CDS encoding DUF488 domain-containing protein — MSVRVRRVYDPPEPEDGTRILVDRLWPRGLAKDAARVDEWPKALTPSTDLRRWYHAGEGSYEEFGERYAAELTAPEAAEALDRVRELLRDGPVTLLTASKDTATSHAAVLARLLDGA, encoded by the coding sequence GTGAGCGTTCGCGTACGGCGTGTCTACGATCCGCCCGAGCCGGAGGACGGCACGCGGATCCTGGTGGACCGGCTGTGGCCGCGTGGTCTGGCGAAGGACGCGGCACGGGTGGACGAGTGGCCCAAGGCGCTGACGCCCTCGACGGACCTGCGCCGCTGGTACCACGCGGGCGAGGGTTCGTACGAGGAGTTCGGCGAGCGCTACGCGGCGGAACTCACCGCTCCGGAGGCCGCCGAGGCCCTCGACCGGGTGCGGGAGCTGCTGCGCGACGGCCCGGTGACGCTGCTGACCGCGTCCAAGGACACGGCGACCAGTCACGCGGCGGTGCTGGCCCGCCTTCTCGACGGGGCGTGA